The Pseudanabaena sp. BC1403 nucleotide sequence TAAACCTGTCTCCTGTTCTGTTGTTCGTTAATTGTCTATCCTAAGATCCTCCATCTTTTGGCTTCTTTTTATTCATGCAACAACGCCGATGATATGCATAAGTTGCGAAATACTATAGCTCACGGAGGAAGTATTTTATCATTTGCTAACGAGAAAGGGAAAGATATTGAAGAAGTTATTGAGTGTATTTGGGAAATTGATAAGCTATTGGAAGAAATCACAAAACTAACCGAAAATAGAGATCAAGTATGGAAAGCTTTTGAAAAATCATACATAGTTACAAAAGGGAAAGTAGAGGAATATTGGGTAGGTGTAAACACAGTTGATTTGTCGAAAGATTTGAAACTACCTATTTATGTGATTAGTGCTGAAAATCCATCAGAAGAAGTACTTTTAAAAGAAAAGAACGAAGTGCGAACTAAGGCAATGTGTGATGTTCTAAACTATCGCAAGTCCAAATCTTCTAACGAGAAGTGGGAATACAGAGAGGTTATTGGTCAATCTCCCGATGGAGTATGGAAACAAGATAGTTTTGCTGTTGGAGGTATAAGTAAAGAAGAAGCTCGTGAGTTAGCAAAAATGTTCGGACAAAGGGCAGTTTTTGAGCTTACCCAAGACTATATTTGCGTTATCCCAACTGATCGTGGAGATGAAAATAAGCGTGAATTTAAAAAGCTAAATCGAAACGTGAATTTGAGGCTTAAACTTGCAAAAGATATATAGATAGATATTTCAAATCTTATTAAACTTCTGATTATCGTCACACTGCCAAAGTTCACTATTTATTAAAACTTTGTATGGCTTTTGCTCCAATGTCCTTAGACGAATAGCAATTTCTTCTGAAGACAATTCTAAGCTATCGATCTCTTTAGTTGCATCACCGACATTAAAGAGATCATTACTTTCGATAGCTTCTAACAGTGATGAATATACCGTTGTATTTTCGTCACTGCTGAGAGAAACAATATACTTATCGCCCCAACGATATACCTGCTCAAGGTCAGCACCAGCACCAAGCGATTCACTATCCCAATACACACTGTACACAGGCTCTTCTTCTAAGAGCTTTTCTAGTTCTTCATCACTAGGAAATTGGCTATATTTAGTCATTGTAGTAATTGCTGTTATTGCAGTTGTCTCAATTATTCTAATACTTTCAGGCGATCGCCTATGCACTTAGCCAACAATATGAGTTAGCATAATACACATAGCCAATGTGTACCCATATATGTATCAACGCATTAACATCACATTACCCAACGAAACACTACAGCTACTAGATCGCATAGCACCAAAAGGCGATCGCAGTCACTTCATTGACCAAGCTGTTAAGTACTACATCAACGCCGAAGCCAAGAAAAATCTACGGGAAAAACTCAAACAGGGCGCACTGCGTCGCGCAGATCGAGACTTAGGGATTACTCAAGACTGGTTCAATATTGATGAGGAATCATGGCAAAACGGAAAATAGAATTTCCCAAGAGAGGCGAAATCTATTTGGTTAACTTTGACCCTACCATTGGCTCAGAAATTCAGAAAACTAGACCTGCTCTCATTCTCCAAAATGATATTTCCAATCAATACAGCCCCATTACCATCGTCGCTGCCATCACATCCCAATTCGACTCTGAGACATATCCCACAGAAGTTTTAATCAATCCCCCAGAAGGCGGACTAAACGTGACATCCGTAGTTCTTCTCAATCAGATTCGTTCCATTGATAAACAACGCTTAGTCAAAAAAATGGGTGTCGTCTCCGATCGCCTCATGGGGTATGTTGATAACGCAATTCAAATAAGCTTAGGATTGATTGAGCTATAGAATTAGTTAGCGATCGCATATGCCCTTAACCATAAGATGACAAGGCGAGCGCCCCATCAAAAAACTTATCTAATAAAGTCTTGAATAGTTTCTAACGAGGAATTAATTTGATTAAACTTCTTAAAGTAGAATTGACCGATTCTGAATTGGGAAAATATATTTTGACATCAGGATCGAGAATAATTAAATCATCTTGTGGAGGGAAATGTTCCACAGTAGATGTACCATCTTCATGATGAATAGTAACACTATGTCCTTTTCGATACTGTTGATAATATTTGCCGCG carries:
- a CDS encoding DUF3293 domain-containing protein, whose protein sequence is MHKLRNTIAHGGSILSFANEKGKDIEEVIECIWEIDKLLEEITKLTENRDQVWKAFEKSYIVTKGKVEEYWVGVNTVDLSKDLKLPIYVISAENPSEEVLLKEKNEVRTKAMCDVLNYRKSKSSNEKWEYREVIGQSPDGVWKQDSFAVGGISKEEARELAKMFGQRAVFELTQDYICVIPTDRGDENKREFKKLNRNVNLRLKLAKDI
- a CDS encoding type II toxin-antitoxin system PemK/MazF family toxin translates to MMAKRKIEFPKRGEIYLVNFDPTIGSEIQKTRPALILQNDISNQYSPITIVAAITSQFDSETYPTEVLINPPEGGLNVTSVVLLNQIRSIDKQRLVKKMGVVSDRLMGYVDNAIQISLGLIEL